The Chiroxiphia lanceolata isolate bChiLan1 chromosome 12, bChiLan1.pri, whole genome shotgun sequence genome window below encodes:
- the LOC116792575 gene encoding C2 calcium-dependent domain-containing protein 4C-like — translation MWFLEKIRASHEGGNLPSSPFLGLPHGQNLSEKPRLGAAAFPNVLTPDKIPEFCIPPRLTGSGSIKGTGSHQNHSSVDAAFTSANNHSSLPHLIQVESVEEEMTALEDESTNSDPQSQAALSLPHFPRAPTSYGFYTLLESPHTRRKESIFHGDPRGALPSLVLPRSRANTFSGKGSTSNPIAISFSSVRVPPKQLSLHRQGACDSDTASSSESSPFSSPLLSRSPPRPCSLTKAQSQEGLLCRALKAKSKSSVARNNSLSTEESSSTDNSPSAIRRASEGLLATRTFSTSCSPLFPLDLPRSRERLVGESTVVMDKGGLLRLSAEYCSENERLRIRLISAEGLYEDSVEPKHINCCISFSLVPGKTQKQRSTVIKRSRNPIFNEDFFFDGIAEEELHSLSVRMKATNKGCSMRRDYTLGERQLPLMSMLSV, via the coding sequence ATGTGGTTCCTGGAAAAGATCAGAGCATCACATGAAGGTGGAAATCTCCCTAGCTCTCCCTTCCTGGGACTGCCACATGGCCAAAACCTGTCAGAAAAACCCCGACTGggggctgctgcttttccaaacGTGCTCACCCCCGATAAAATCCCTGAATTCTGCATTCCCCCCAGGCTGACCGGCTCTGGCTCCATTAAGGGCACTGGCTCCCACCAGAATCACAGTTCGGTGGATGCAGCTTTTACCTCTGCCAATAACCACAGCTCTTTGCCGCACCTCATCCAGGTGGAAAGTGTTGAAGAGGAAATGACAGCCCTGGAGGATGAAAGCACCAACTCGGACCCCCAGTCCCAAGCAGCGCTTTCCCTGCCCCACTTTCCCAGAGCCCCCACTTCCTATGGCTTCTACACTTTGCTGGAGAGCCCCCACACCAGGAGGAAGGAGTCCATCTTCCACGGTGACCCCCGCggtgccctgcccagcctggtgCTGCCTCGGTCCAGAGCCAACACCTTCAGTGGCAAGGGCAGTACCTCTAATCCCATTGCCATCAGCTTTTCCTCGGTGAGGGTGCCTCCCAAGCAGCTCTCTCTGCACAGGCAGGGCGCCTGTGACAGCGACACTGCCTCCTCCAGCGAATCCTCTCCTTTCAGCTCTCCTCTTCTGAGCAGGTCCCCTCCCAGACCCTGCTCCCTGACCAAAGCACAGAGTCAGGAGGGGTTGCTCTGCCGAGCACTAAAAGCCAAGAGCAAATCCAGCGTGGCCAGGAACAATTCCCTTTCTACGGAGGAGAGCAGCTCCACCGATAACAGCCCCAGCGCCATCAGGAGGGCCTCGGAGGGGCTGCTGGCCACGCGGACCTTCAGCACGTCCTGCTCTCCCCTCTTTCCTCTGGACCTGCCCCGCAGCCGGGAGAGGCTGGTAGGAGAGAGCACGGTGGTGATGGACAAGGGGGGGCTGCTGAGGCTGTCGGCCGAGTACTGCTCCGAGAACGAGCGGCTGCGCATCCGCCTCATCAGCGCCGAGGGCCTGTACGAGGACTCCGTGGAGCCCAAACACATCAACTGCTGCATCTCCTTCTCCCTGGTGccagggaaaacacagaagcagagaagcaCTGTTATAAAGAGGAGCAGAAATCCCATCTTCAACGAGGACTTCTTTTTTGATGGCATTGCAGAGGAAGAGCTGCACAGCCTCTCTGTGAGGATGAAAGCCACGAATAAAGGGTGCAGTATGAGACGGGACTACACCTTGGGAGAACGGCAGCTGCCTTTAATGAGTATGTTGTCAGTGTAA
- the LOC116792576 gene encoding serine/arginine repetitive matrix protein 3-like isoform X3, whose amino-acid sequence MALGLVHSRPWNHIAVAEQEVLKGEKPDGQIHLQTHRGEKVREHSSWTDNRARTAEQGTRAPFKAGLAQAYSTHGFQTARAQRTTPNQVKRHRDRTEPLKRENSTDSLPGQTSLSGSAPRAPPRAEHVPCAGRAPRSGQHPRLAGLGHLRQPPTPPDRPPRAGPFLQAPGTSHPAEGGRDRERRGLPEEGQEGRGCRASDRACHSHAGRGGGRRRRRRKENTAAAPLDTVWAPESCPGQGGGTRTRACLGKVPLGPPHAPGSRLREGKGLPGQHITPCSRLPL is encoded by the exons ATGGCTCTAGGCCTGGTGCATTCCAGACCATG GAACCACATTGCTGTAGCTGAGCAGGAGGTCCTCAAAGGGGAAAAACCCGATGGACAAATCCAcctgcagacacacagaggcGAAAAAGTACGTGAACATTCTTCTTGGACAGACAACAGGGCACGGACAGCCGAGCAAGGCACGAGGGCGCCATTCAAGGCAGGACTGGCACAAGCCTATTCAACCCACGGGTTCCAAACAGCCCGTGCCCAGCGCACCACTCCAAACCAAGTCAAACGGCACAGGGACAGAACTGAACCgctaaagagagaaaacagcaccGACTCTCTACCGGGGCAAACGTCCCTCTCTGGCagcgccccccgcgcccctcCCCGAGCAGAGCACGTACCTTGTGCAGGGCGAGCCCCTCGCTCTGGGCAGCACCCCCGACTCGCCGGGCTCGGGCACCTCCGACAGCCACCAACACCTCCCGACCGCCCGCCCCGAGCCGGCCCTTTTCTACAGGCACCGGGCACCTCCCACCcggcggagggagggagggacagggaacGGAGGGGGCTGCCcgaggaagggcaggagggaagggggtgcCGGGCCAGCGACCGCGCCTGCCACTCTCACgcggggagaggaggaggaaggaggaggaggaggaggaaggaaaacaccGCTGCTGCCCCGCTGGACACCGTGTGGGCGCCGGAGtcgtgcccagggcaggggggagggaCTCGGACAAGGGCCTGTCTCGGGAAAGTGCCTTTAGGGCCACCCCACGCCCCTGGGAGCCGCCTgcgggaggggaaggggctgcccgggCAGCACATCACCCCCTGCTCCCGGCTCCCTCTCTGA